Proteins co-encoded in one Erwinia sp. genomic window:
- the metH_2 gene encoding Methionine synthase (ID:JIFNMEKO_02811;~source:Prodigal:2.6) encodes MDRVTALEQQLVKRIMLLDGAMGTMIQSYRLDEADFRGTRFAGWQSDLKGNNDLLVLTRPDVISEIHHSYLAAGADILETNTFNATRIAMADYHMESLSAEINFAAAKLARIAADEWSAKTPHKPRFVAGVLGPTNRTCSFSPDVNDPAYRNITFMQLVEAYRESVHALITGGVDIIMIETVFDTLNAKAAIYAVKSEFDAMGVTLLLMISGTITDASGRTLSGQTTEAFYNALRHAEPLSFGLNCALGPDELRPYIAELSRISEGYVAAHPNAGLPNAFGEYDLDANAMAEQIGEWTRAGFLNIVGGCCGTTPEHIAAMAAVVEGVAPRALPVLPVSCRLSGLEPLNIGQDTLFVNIGERTNVTGSAKFKRLIKEEKYNEALDVALQQVESGAQIIDINMDEGMLDAEAAMVRFLNLIAGEPDIARVPVMIDSSKWAVIEKGLQCIQGKGIVNSISMKEGEALFLEHARTIRRYGAAMVVMAFDETGQADTRERKIEICRRAYHLLTEQIGFPPEDIIFDPNIFAVATGIEEHNNYAVDFIGACDDIKRELPHAMISGGVSNVSFSFRGNEPVREAIHAVFLFYAIRNGMDMGIVNAGQLAIYDDVDPALKEAVEDVILNRRSDSTERLLACAEAYRGGKSEDDNRQQQAEWRSWPVEKRLEYALVKGITEFIESDTEAARLQATRPIEVIEGPLMAGMNVVGDLFGEGKMFLPQVVKSARVMKQAVAYLEPYIEASKQGGSSNGRIILATVKGDVHDIGKNIVGVVLQCNNYEIIDLGVMVPCEKILQAAVEHQADIIGLSGLITPSLDEMVHVAKEMQRQGFTVPLLIGGATTSKAHTAVKIEQNYAGPTVYVQNASRTVGVVSALLSSGQRDDFVARTRREYETVRIQYARKKPRTPPVPLAVARDNSLPTDWQNYQPPCPVFCGVEEVSADIAMLRPYIDWTPFFMTWSLAGKYPRILQDDVVGEEAQRLFSDANALLDQLHRQRALTPRGVVGIFPANRQGDDIVIYRDEQRSDILAVSHHLRQQTEKKEFANYCLADFVAPITSGKADYLGAFAVTGGLEEDTLAQAYEQNNDDYNKIMLKALADRLAEAFAEYLHKKVRTTLWVMRRMRISATMN; translated from the coding sequence GTGGACAGAGTAACTGCGCTGGAGCAGCAGCTGGTAAAACGGATCATGTTACTGGATGGCGCGATGGGAACGATGATCCAGAGCTATCGATTGGATGAGGCTGATTTTAGAGGTACCCGATTTGCTGGCTGGCAGAGTGATCTGAAAGGGAATAATGATCTGCTGGTATTAACGCGTCCTGATGTGATCAGTGAAATTCACCACAGTTACCTCGCGGCCGGTGCAGATATCCTTGAAACCAACACCTTCAACGCCACGCGTATTGCGATGGCGGACTATCATATGGAGAGTCTGTCTGCAGAAATTAATTTTGCTGCGGCCAAACTGGCCCGTATAGCCGCAGATGAGTGGAGTGCAAAAACACCACATAAGCCGCGTTTTGTTGCTGGTGTACTGGGGCCAACGAACCGAACCTGCTCTTTTTCACCTGATGTGAATGATCCCGCTTATCGTAACATCACTTTTATGCAGCTGGTTGAGGCTTATCGCGAGTCTGTCCATGCATTGATTACGGGTGGTGTCGACATCATCATGATTGAAACAGTTTTTGACACGCTGAACGCTAAAGCTGCTATTTACGCCGTCAAAAGCGAGTTTGATGCGATGGGAGTGACGTTACTGTTGATGATCTCGGGAACGATCACTGATGCTTCGGGACGAACCTTATCAGGACAAACAACCGAAGCTTTTTATAATGCGTTGCGCCATGCTGAGCCATTATCATTCGGACTTAACTGTGCCTTAGGGCCCGATGAGTTGCGTCCTTATATTGCGGAACTGTCACGCATATCCGAAGGTTATGTGGCCGCTCATCCCAACGCAGGATTACCTAACGCTTTTGGCGAATACGATCTTGATGCCAACGCGATGGCTGAACAAATAGGCGAGTGGACTCGTGCGGGTTTTTTAAATATCGTTGGTGGCTGCTGTGGCACCACGCCCGAGCATATTGCTGCCATGGCCGCTGTCGTAGAGGGGGTAGCGCCGCGAGCCCTACCGGTGTTACCCGTGTCCTGTCGATTATCAGGGTTGGAGCCGCTGAATATTGGTCAGGATACACTGTTTGTGAATATTGGTGAGCGTACTAACGTTACCGGTTCAGCCAAATTTAAGCGATTAATCAAAGAGGAAAAATATAACGAGGCGCTGGATGTTGCGCTGCAGCAGGTAGAGAGTGGTGCTCAGATTATCGATATCAATATGGATGAGGGGATGCTCGATGCTGAGGCAGCCATGGTGCGTTTTCTCAATCTGATCGCAGGTGAGCCTGATATTGCCCGGGTACCGGTGATGATCGACTCATCGAAATGGGCGGTGATTGAAAAAGGATTGCAGTGTATCCAGGGCAAAGGCATCGTTAACTCTATCTCGATGAAAGAAGGCGAGGCGCTGTTCCTTGAACATGCCCGGACGATTCGTCGCTATGGTGCTGCCATGGTGGTGATGGCTTTCGATGAAACGGGACAGGCCGATACCCGCGAAAGAAAAATTGAGATTTGTCGCCGTGCTTATCATCTGTTGACTGAACAAATTGGTTTCCCTCCGGAAGATATCATCTTTGACCCGAACATCTTTGCTGTGGCCACGGGAATCGAAGAGCATAACAATTATGCAGTGGATTTCATTGGCGCTTGTGACGATATCAAACGTGAGCTTCCCCACGCCATGATCTCAGGTGGGGTATCTAATGTGTCATTCTCTTTTCGCGGGAACGAGCCCGTCCGCGAAGCTATTCACGCTGTATTTCTTTTTTACGCGATCCGCAATGGCATGGATATGGGTATCGTCAACGCGGGCCAGCTGGCTATTTATGATGATGTTGATCCGGCATTGAAAGAGGCGGTGGAGGATGTGATTCTCAACCGCCGTTCAGACAGCACTGAACGTTTGCTGGCTTGTGCTGAAGCTTACCGTGGCGGTAAATCAGAAGATGATAACCGCCAGCAACAAGCTGAATGGCGCAGCTGGCCGGTTGAGAAGCGTCTTGAATATGCTCTGGTGAAGGGAATTACCGAATTCATCGAATCGGATACTGAAGCAGCACGTCTACAGGCCACACGCCCTATAGAGGTCATCGAAGGACCTTTGATGGCAGGAATGAATGTGGTCGGTGACCTGTTTGGCGAAGGGAAGATGTTTCTCCCCCAGGTTGTAAAGTCTGCAAGGGTGATGAAGCAGGCTGTGGCTTATCTTGAACCCTATATTGAAGCCAGTAAGCAGGGAGGGAGTTCAAATGGCAGGATTATTCTGGCAACAGTGAAAGGCGATGTTCACGATATAGGTAAAAATATTGTCGGTGTGGTGTTGCAGTGCAATAACTATGAGATCATTGATCTGGGCGTAATGGTACCGTGTGAAAAGATATTGCAGGCTGCTGTTGAACATCAGGCGGATATTATCGGTTTATCAGGACTGATTACGCCATCACTCGACGAGATGGTACACGTTGCTAAAGAGATGCAGCGGCAGGGATTCACTGTACCGTTATTGATTGGCGGCGCCACAACGTCAAAAGCCCATACAGCAGTAAAAATAGAGCAAAACTATGCCGGGCCAACGGTTTATGTACAAAATGCCTCGCGTACCGTTGGTGTCGTCTCTGCTTTACTCTCCTCAGGCCAGCGTGATGATTTTGTGGCACGCACGCGACGCGAATACGAAACCGTTCGCATACAATACGCGCGTAAAAAGCCACGCACTCCCCCCGTACCGCTGGCTGTTGCCAGAGACAATAGCTTACCCACTGACTGGCAGAACTATCAGCCACCATGCCCGGTTTTCTGTGGTGTAGAGGAAGTGAGTGCTGACATTGCGATGTTACGTCCTTACATCGACTGGACACCCTTTTTTATGACCTGGTCACTGGCGGGTAAATATCCGAGAATTCTGCAGGATGATGTGGTGGGTGAAGAGGCTCAGCGCCTTTTTAGCGATGCCAATGCGCTGCTTGATCAACTGCATCGACAGCGAGCGCTTACGCCACGCGGGGTGGTGGGGATATTCCCGGCGAATCGCCAGGGAGATGACATTGTTATTTATCGTGATGAGCAGCGTAGCGATATTCTGGCAGTAAGCCATCACTTACGTCAGCAGACCGAGAAAAAAGAGTTTGCCAATTACTGTCTGGCTGATTTTGTCGCACCGATCACTTCCGGTAAAGCGGATTATCTGGGCGCGTTCGCTGTGACTGGGGGACTGGAAGAAGACACTCTGGCGCAGGCGTATGAACAGAATAACGATGATTACAATAAAATCATGCTGAAAGCGCTGGCAGACCGTCTGGCGGAGGCCTTTGCTGAGTATTTGCATAAAAAGGTGAGAACAACGTTATGGGTTATGCGGCGAATGAGAATCTCAGCAACGATGAACTGA
- the metAS gene encoding Homoserine O-succinyltransferase (ID:JIFNMEKO_02812;~source:Prodigal:2.6): protein MPIRVQDELPAVSFLREENVFVMTASRATGQEIRPLKVLILNLMPKKIETENQFLRLLSNSPLQVDIQLLRIDSRESRNTPTEHLNNFYCNFDEIESQNFDGLIVTGAPLGLVDFNDVAYWPQIQRVLHWAKEHVTSTLFVCWAVQAALNILYGIPKLTRETKLSGVYTHQTLDPHALLTRGFDDSFLAPHSRYADFPTQILRDHTDLDLLAESDQAGAYLFASKDKRLAFVTGHPEYDALTLAGEYQRDLQAGLSPEIPHHYYPQNNPALTPCASWRSHGNLLFSNWLNYFVYQITPFDLRSMNPTLE, encoded by the coding sequence ATGCCGATTCGAGTACAGGATGAGTTGCCAGCGGTCAGTTTTTTACGCGAAGAAAATGTGTTTGTGATGACAGCATCCCGCGCAACAGGCCAGGAAATACGTCCGTTGAAAGTACTGATCCTTAATCTGATGCCAAAAAAAATAGAAACTGAGAATCAGTTTTTGCGTTTGTTATCCAACTCTCCATTACAGGTAGATATTCAGTTGCTGCGTATCGATTCGCGAGAGTCGCGTAATACGCCAACTGAACATCTGAATAATTTTTACTGTAATTTTGATGAGATTGAATCACAGAATTTTGATGGGCTAATTGTGACAGGTGCCCCTCTGGGATTGGTTGATTTTAATGACGTAGCGTACTGGCCGCAAATTCAGCGTGTACTCCACTGGGCTAAAGAGCATGTCACTTCGACATTGTTTGTTTGCTGGGCCGTTCAGGCGGCCTTGAATATTTTATATGGTATTCCCAAGTTGACCCGGGAAACAAAACTATCAGGAGTCTATACACACCAGACACTGGACCCACATGCACTTCTGACCCGTGGGTTTGATGATAGTTTTCTGGCACCTCATTCACGCTATGCTGATTTTCCGACGCAGATACTGCGTGACCACACGGATTTGGATCTTCTCGCAGAGTCTGATCAGGCTGGTGCATATTTATTTGCCAGTAAAGATAAACGTCTGGCGTTTGTCACGGGTCATCCTGAATATGATGCACTGACGCTGGCAGGAGAATATCAGCGCGATCTGCAGGCAGGATTGAGTCCTGAGATTCCTCATCATTACTACCCTCAGAATAATCCTGCACTGACGCCCTGTGCCAGTTGGCGTAGTCACGGTAATTTATTATTTTCCAACTGGCTGAATTATTTTGTTTATCAAATTACACCATTTGATCTTAGGTCAATGAATCCGACCCTCGAATGA